A genomic region of Exiguobacterium oxidotolerans JCM 12280 contains the following coding sequences:
- a CDS encoding dihydrofolate reductase family protein, which produces MTKIVLYIACSLDGKIARSNDSLDWLFAVEGDGDNGYAAFMADVDAVIMGRKTFDEVLVLSEDYPYSGLENYVLTRQNDQQSEYATYTNEPLDVLIDRISPTINGKIWLVGGGELIQEALRLQLIDQLELAIAPVVLGSGIPLFPEGTLETRFRLTGCRPSGQFIMATYDVLK; this is translated from the coding sequence ATGACTAAAATCGTTTTATATATCGCTTGTAGTCTCGATGGAAAGATTGCCCGATCAAATGATTCGCTCGATTGGCTGTTCGCTGTCGAAGGGGACGGTGATAATGGGTACGCAGCGTTCATGGCAGACGTCGATGCCGTCATCATGGGTCGAAAAACCTTTGACGAAGTCTTGGTCCTCAGTGAGGACTATCCGTACAGTGGACTCGAGAACTACGTGTTGACCCGGCAGAACGATCAACAGTCCGAATACGCGACCTACACGAATGAGCCACTCGATGTGTTGATTGACCGGATTAGTCCGACCATCAACGGCAAGATTTGGCTCGTCGGCGGCGGCGAGTTGATTCAAGAAGCCTTACGGTTACAATTGATTGATCAGCTCGAACTGGCGATCGCGCCTGTCGTCCTCGGCAGCGGGATTCCACTGTTTCCGGAAGGGACGCTTGAGACACGGTTCCGGCTGACCGGCTGTCGTCCGTCCGGTCAGTTCATCATGGCGACGTATGATGTCTTGAAGTGA